GAGCTCATGTGTCTTGGCATCTTTGtgcaagcataaatattatcaGGATTCTGAGGTATTAAATCTATATCTTGAAAGATAAAGCAATGAAAATCGTTCACTTTGGTTGCTTCGGCGTATCCAACATTGAATAGTTTCGCACGGTTGAATTCGCTCATCGGACTTTGCTCTATCACGAATATTCTGTAATCGAGATTCTGAGCTTGCAAGAAAGGGTGAATGTAATTCATAAAAATGGCAAGCTGCGTTTGCCGGTTTCGGTATGGCAGTATGATTGCCACGTTAAATAGGGGATGGCAGTTGAGAGGCTTCCATTGTCCTCCTGGCAATATACCTAAGCGTCGTGCCATTACTACTGGATCCTCTCGAGGATACTGATCGGGATAAAGTAAATGAGATCTTCTAGGATTAATCGAGATCATGCAAGAGTTATCCCTTGCCGGATACGACCTTTCCATTTCATCGTAAATGTCATCCGTCTTTATAAACGTGTAATGCGAAGCAAACCTTGCTGGATGCAGGCAATAACCCAAAACCAAGATCGTGGTAACTGTATACGACAATCCTCGTGCGTAATCATAGAAAAACGCaatgaacattttcaaaatattaatgatactttTCATCCTAACCTTCGTTGCGTCTCCGATTCAGCATTTCAATGAAACGACTTTATGCATCGGTCGAAGGTAGAAATTCATTTAAGAGCATCAACTTCGTACATCTAATATACCTCTTGTTCATTTCACTATCATTTTACGACTGGATTACCACGAACCGAAGCAGAACAATACACTCGGTTGTCACACACGTTTTAAAGGGCCACAACATGCACAGACCAATCTTGTTCTAGTCCTGTTTGCGAGAGCGAGAGAGTTGCCTATATCGCACTGGTTTCCTATATGTAACTTTTACACTATGTCACGTAAGGACTTGTCAGATATTAATTTGTCCTTGACATTgataaatgatttataataattctcttAACGTCGACATAATAGCCGAaattaatttgcattcaaattcGTGTTAAATaggaaatagaaaatatcaTAAACGATGGAAAGATAACTTTCCCCTCGATCGAGCTTTCCCCTATGTTGTCAAGGAAACCAAGCATCGAATAGCATGATATTATCTATTTCTATTTGCGTTATACTcgagtttttaaatttttttctatCCTTGTAAGCGTTTATCTTCGTTAAAAATAACGAGTGAAAAAGACTAAGAAATTCACTAATAAATTACTTCCGCAAACGATAACGTATAAATTCTAAAGCAGGAAAATACTGCGCTTGCGCAAAATTCTATCACTCcactttcaatttaaataatggtaataaaaaCCTTTCtcgtacaattattattattaaaaatcgacagattttttaataacattttatttaaagctTTATATTAACTTTGTATAATCTTCAACAATTCATCAGGCGAATGCTTGTTTTATTGTATtgattttctatatatatatacagtcatatatatagatatattttgtatatgtaatatacaatttttacatttttttttctatcgaGTACATTCGTTAATGAACTGAAATTGAGAGTGGCATTTCGCTTGCTTTATTTTTCACTTCTGGAATATTTAGGCGATCAAACACGTCTAACATATCCTTCACAAGCTGGTCCATCATCGTCCGAGTATGCTTCGGTGTAGGAGCCAGTCTTAATCTTTCCTGCCCCTTTGGAACAGTGGGATAATTTATTGCTTGAACATAATGGCCTTTTTCCTGTATTAAGAGGTCAGCTAACTGACTACATAGTAATGCATCTCCGACCtgacagaaaattataatttagtaTATATTCAAAGTGATACATGAAAATGGAATTTGTAAGATAATTTACCCTTATCGGAATAATGTGCGACGGCGACGGTTCTAGCGGAAGACCCGCTGCAATTAAAATAGATTTCATATAAGCTACATTGTCCTGATGAGTAGCTCTCAATGCCCTCCCTTCGTCTGAAGCTAAAATTTCAACAGCAGCTAGAGCACCATATAATACCGTTGGCGGTAGGGATGTTGTGAAAATAAAGCCTGCAGCATAACTTCGTATCATGTCTATCAATTTCGAAGAACCAACAATGTAACCGCCAACATTGCCAAAAGCTTTGCCCAGTGTACCAGAA
The window above is part of the Nomia melanderi isolate GNS246 chromosome 2, iyNomMela1, whole genome shotgun sequence genome. Proteins encoded here:
- the LOC116429872 gene encoding beta-1,4-galactosyltransferase 1 isoform X2 translates to MLNRRRNEVTTILVLGYCLHPARFASHYTFIKTDDIYDEMERSYPARDNSCMISINPRRSHLLYPDQYPREDPVVMARRLGILPGGQWKPLNCHPLFNVAIILPYRNRQTQLAIFMNYIHPFLQAQNLDYRIFVIEQSPMSEFNRAKLFNVGYAEATKVNDFHCFIFQDIDLIPQNPDNIYACTKMPRHMSSSVNTFRYNLPYTGLFGGAIALTRKQFERVNGFSNVFYGWGGEDDDFYSRLQSRGFQVIRFSPDVAQYYMLTHKKETPSNARFENLETGAKRYDTDGISNLEYRVLNHQLRPLYSWILADV
- the LOC116429872 gene encoding beta-1,4-galactosyltransferase 1 isoform X1; translated protein: MKSIINILKMFIAFFYDYARGLSYTVTTILVLGYCLHPARFASHYTFIKTDDIYDEMERSYPARDNSCMISINPRRSHLLYPDQYPREDPVVMARRLGILPGGQWKPLNCHPLFNVAIILPYRNRQTQLAIFMNYIHPFLQAQNLDYRIFVIEQSPMSEFNRAKLFNVGYAEATKVNDFHCFIFQDIDLIPQNPDNIYACTKMPRHMSSSVNTFRYNLPYTGLFGGAIALTRKQFERVNGFSNVFYGWGGEDDDFYSRLQSRGFQVIRFSPDVAQYYMLTHKKETPSNARFENLETGAKRYDTDGISNLEYRVLNHQLRPLYSWILADV